A stretch of Microbulbifer sp. SAOS-129_SWC DNA encodes these proteins:
- the msrA gene encoding peptide-methionine (S)-S-oxide reductase MsrA, with amino-acid sequence MRWLAILLLITVSVAAPAADKAKNVRTAVFAGGCFWCMEPPFDRLDGVLATTSGYSGGHVKNPTYEQVSAGGTGHAEVVQVTYDANKVSYAKLLDVFWHNVDPLDAGGQFCDRGDQYQSIIFYATPEEKKLAEASKKKMAEKLGKKIVTRIRPAAVFYPAEDYHQDFYRKNPVRYKFYRYRCGRDQRLQQLWGRASAH; translated from the coding sequence GTGCGCTGGCTGGCAATACTGCTATTGATCACGGTTTCCGTTGCGGCCCCCGCGGCGGACAAGGCCAAAAATGTGCGCACCGCGGTTTTTGCCGGCGGCTGCTTCTGGTGTATGGAACCGCCGTTCGACAGGCTCGACGGGGTGCTCGCCACCACTTCCGGTTACAGCGGTGGCCACGTGAAAAATCCCACCTATGAACAGGTCTCCGCCGGCGGCACCGGCCATGCGGAAGTGGTGCAGGTAACCTACGATGCGAACAAGGTGAGTTACGCCAAACTGCTGGATGTGTTCTGGCACAATGTGGATCCGCTCGACGCCGGTGGACAGTTTTGTGATCGCGGCGACCAGTACCAGAGCATTATCTTTTACGCCACGCCGGAAGAGAAAAAACTAGCCGAAGCCAGCAAGAAAAAAATGGCGGAAAAACTGGGTAAAAAGATCGTCACCCGGATCAGGCCCGCGGCGGTGTTTTACCCGGCCGAAGATTACCACCAGGATTTTTACCGCAAGAACCCGGTGCGCTACAAGTTCTACCGTTATCGCTGTGGCCGCGACCAGCGCCTGCAACAACTCTGGGGCCGCGCGTCCGCGCACTGA
- the ppa gene encoding inorganic diphosphatase, which yields MSFEKVSAGKDLPNDINVIIEIPANHDPIKYEVDKDADAVFVDRFVATPMFYPANYGYVPHTLSEDGDPLDVLVVAPYPVMVGSVIRSRVIGVLNMTDESGVDAKLLAVPHTKLTKLYDHVQEIGDLPELLIKQIEHYFENYKALEADKWVKVDGWADAEAARKEVMASRERFLKEEG from the coding sequence ATGAGCTTCGAAAAGGTTTCCGCAGGTAAGGACCTGCCCAACGATATCAACGTCATCATCGAGATCCCCGCCAACCACGACCCGATCAAGTACGAAGTGGACAAGGACGCGGACGCGGTATTCGTAGACCGTTTCGTCGCCACCCCGATGTTCTACCCGGCCAACTACGGCTACGTACCGCACACCCTGTCTGAAGACGGTGACCCGCTGGACGTACTGGTAGTGGCTCCCTACCCGGTAATGGTCGGCTCCGTGATCCGCTCCCGCGTGATCGGCGTCCTGAACATGACCGATGAGTCCGGTGTAGACGCCAAGCTGCTGGCCGTTCCGCACACCAAGCTGACCAAGCTGTATGACCACGTTCAGGAAATCGGCGACCTGCCGGAGCTGCTGATCAAGCAGATCGAGCACTACTTCGAGAACTACAAGGCGCTGGAAGCCGACAAGTGGGTGAAGGTAGACGGCTGGGCCGATGCCGAAGCCGCGCGCAAGGAAGTCATGGCTTCCCGCGAGCGTTTCCTGAAGGAAGAAGGCTGA
- a CDS encoding M20 family peptidase, producing the protein MKKILIGLGTALLVLAAVVLVRTAQYTAPAPTAEKIRARDIDARSVAEHLSAAIGFQTVSAQLQQQPTQQQFEAFIAWLAETYPQVHATMAPQRLGTDPDHRYSLLFTWRGQRDDLQPILLSAHYDVVPVIPGTDDQWQHPPYSGAIDDTHIWGRGSLDDKSAVIALMEAASQLLKEGFQPQRTVYISLTNDEEIGGNHGTAAVVKKLEQDGVRPAWTLDEGSFLLRGFIPGIDGDVASINVAEKGYMTVDLVAHGKGGHSSMPPRQTAVDTLAEALVKLQQSPIPGGLDGVGGQMFDAIAPHMPFGKRLLFANRWLFGGLIEKALKGSPSTAAMLHTTIAPTMLHASVKENVLPIEAVATINLRVHPRDTIDGVAEYLKNTIGDDRVDLVVRQSDPASRVSSTDAAGFKALASATRATYGPVIVAPGLTVAATDSHRYEKVADNSYRFNPMVVSREDIHGFHGTNERISIENMVKATNFYSQLIESGSAE; encoded by the coding sequence ATGAAAAAAATTCTGATCGGACTGGGCACCGCACTGCTGGTGCTCGCCGCCGTTGTTCTGGTGCGCACCGCACAATACACAGCACCCGCCCCCACCGCGGAAAAAATCCGGGCCCGGGATATCGATGCGCGCAGTGTCGCCGAGCACCTGTCCGCCGCCATCGGCTTCCAGACAGTTTCTGCACAGCTGCAGCAACAGCCCACCCAGCAGCAGTTTGAGGCGTTTATCGCCTGGCTTGCCGAGACTTATCCCCAAGTGCACGCCACCATGGCGCCCCAACGCCTGGGTACCGATCCCGACCACCGGTACAGCCTGCTGTTTACCTGGCGCGGCCAGCGCGACGACCTGCAGCCGATACTACTGTCGGCCCACTACGATGTGGTACCGGTAATTCCCGGTACCGACGACCAGTGGCAGCACCCGCCCTATAGCGGCGCCATCGACGACACGCACATCTGGGGCCGCGGTTCACTGGACGACAAGAGTGCGGTCATCGCGCTGATGGAAGCCGCCAGCCAGCTGCTCAAGGAAGGATTCCAGCCGCAGCGCACCGTGTATATCAGCCTCACCAATGACGAGGAGATCGGCGGCAATCACGGCACCGCCGCGGTGGTGAAAAAACTCGAGCAGGACGGTGTGCGCCCGGCCTGGACCCTGGACGAGGGCTCCTTCCTGCTGCGCGGCTTTATTCCCGGTATTGATGGCGATGTGGCCAGCATCAATGTGGCCGAAAAGGGGTATATGACCGTAGATCTGGTTGCCCACGGCAAGGGAGGCCACTCATCCATGCCGCCGCGGCAAACCGCCGTGGATACCCTCGCCGAAGCGCTGGTGAAGCTGCAGCAGTCGCCGATTCCCGGCGGCCTCGACGGCGTCGGCGGCCAGATGTTTGATGCCATTGCACCGCATATGCCGTTCGGCAAACGCCTGCTGTTCGCCAACCGCTGGCTGTTCGGCGGCCTGATCGAGAAGGCCCTGAAAGGCAGCCCCAGCACCGCCGCGATGCTCCACACCACCATCGCGCCGACAATGCTGCACGCCAGCGTCAAGGAAAATGTGCTGCCGATCGAAGCCGTGGCCACCATCAACCTGCGCGTACACCCGCGCGACACCATCGACGGCGTGGCCGAATACCTGAAAAACACCATCGGCGACGACCGCGTCGACCTGGTAGTGCGCCAGAGCGACCCAGCCTCGCGTGTCTCCAGCACCGACGCAGCAGGCTTCAAAGCGCTCGCCAGTGCCACCCGCGCCACTTACGGCCCGGTGATCGTCGCCCCCGGCCTCACCGTTGCCGCCACCGACAGTCACCGTTACGAGAAAGTCGCCGACAACAGCTACCGCTTCAACCCGATGGTGGTCAGCAGAGAGGATATCCACGGATTCCACGGCACCAACGAGCGCATCAGTATCGAGAATATGGTGAAGGCTACCAACTTCTACAGCCAGCTGATCGAAAGTGGCAGCGCGGAATAA
- a CDS encoding aldehyde dehydrogenase family protein: MNRLQCISPIDNTLYVERPLASSEQIQAALELASATQAAWKRTPLAERIGIVRRAVEHFTDRQDKLGEELCWMMGRPIRFASGEILGFAERAIGMADLAEAALADIRLGEKPGFTRFIRREPLGLALVIAPWNYPYLTAVNAVVPALLAGNSVLLKHSAQTPLCAERMVEAFAEAGLPTGVFQFLHLSHADTEKLVRAGEIDHIAFTGSVSGGAAVERAAAGRFASVGLELGGKDPAYVRADADLPHAVESVVDGAFFNSGQSCCGIERAYVHADLFDDFVERAAQLIAQYKLGRPDEPATTLGPLVRAEAADFVRAQIDEALAAGASAHIDVRDFAMDARGTPYMAPQLLTGVTADMRVMREESFGPVLGVQKVCDDGEALALMNDSDFGLTAAIYSADEQAALALGERLETGTVFLNRCDYLDPELAWTGVKQSGRGCTLSSIGFEHLTRPKSFHFKRQP, from the coding sequence ATGAACAGACTCCAGTGCATTTCCCCGATCGACAACACCCTTTATGTCGAGCGCCCGCTTGCCAGTAGCGAGCAGATCCAGGCGGCGCTGGAGCTCGCCAGCGCCACCCAGGCCGCGTGGAAGCGCACGCCGCTGGCCGAGCGCATCGGCATTGTGCGCCGCGCGGTGGAGCACTTTACCGATCGCCAGGACAAGCTGGGTGAGGAACTGTGCTGGATGATGGGCCGCCCGATCCGTTTTGCCAGCGGCGAAATTCTCGGCTTTGCCGAGCGCGCCATCGGCATGGCGGATTTGGCCGAAGCCGCGCTGGCGGATATTCGCCTGGGGGAAAAGCCCGGCTTTACCCGCTTTATCCGCCGCGAACCGCTGGGTTTGGCGCTGGTGATCGCGCCGTGGAATTACCCCTACCTGACCGCCGTCAACGCCGTGGTGCCGGCGCTGCTGGCCGGTAACAGCGTGCTCCTGAAACACTCGGCGCAGACCCCGCTGTGCGCCGAGCGCATGGTCGAGGCGTTTGCCGAAGCCGGCCTGCCCACTGGCGTGTTCCAGTTTTTGCACCTGAGCCACGCGGATACGGAAAAACTGGTGCGCGCCGGCGAGATCGACCATATCGCCTTTACCGGCTCGGTCAGCGGCGGTGCCGCGGTGGAGCGCGCCGCGGCCGGGCGCTTTGCCAGTGTCGGGCTGGAACTGGGGGGCAAGGACCCGGCCTATGTGCGCGCCGATGCCGACCTGCCACACGCGGTGGAGAGTGTCGTCGATGGCGCCTTCTTCAATTCCGGCCAGTCCTGCTGCGGTATCGAGCGCGCCTATGTGCACGCGGACCTGTTCGACGACTTTGTCGAGCGCGCCGCGCAGCTGATTGCGCAGTACAAACTCGGCCGCCCCGATGAGCCCGCTACCACGCTCGGCCCGCTGGTGCGCGCGGAAGCCGCGGATTTTGTTCGCGCGCAGATTGACGAGGCGCTCGCCGCCGGCGCCAGCGCCCATATCGACGTGCGGGATTTCGCCATGGACGCGCGCGGCACCCCGTATATGGCCCCGCAGCTGCTGACCGGCGTGACCGCCGATATGCGCGTGATGCGCGAGGAATCCTTTGGCCCGGTGCTCGGCGTGCAGAAAGTATGCGACGACGGCGAGGCGCTGGCGTTGATGAACGACAGCGATTTCGGCCTCACCGCGGCCATCTACAGCGCCGATGAACAGGCCGCGCTGGCGCTCGGCGAGCGCCTCGAAACCGGCACTGTATTCCTGAACCGCTGCGACTATCTGGACCCGGAACTCGCCTGGACCGGCGTCAAGCAGTCCGGCCGCGGCTGCACCCTGTCGAGTATTGGCTTCGAACACCTGACCCGCCCTAAATCCTTCCATTTCAAACGCCAGCCATGA
- the fos gene encoding fosfomycin resistance glutathione transferase, with amino-acid sequence MLAGLNHITIAVSDLEKSFYFYVSILGMKPEVKWDAGAYLSVGKLWICLSLDKASPARDYSHIAFDVSTSEFDSYCAQLLSAGVETWKENASEGDSLYILDPDGHKLEIHVGSLESRLEALQSVSYKGLRWY; translated from the coding sequence ATGCTTGCAGGGTTAAATCATATCACTATCGCGGTAAGTGACCTGGAGAAGTCTTTTTACTTCTATGTTTCCATCTTGGGCATGAAGCCGGAAGTGAAGTGGGATGCTGGTGCCTACTTGTCGGTAGGGAAGCTGTGGATATGTCTCTCTCTGGATAAAGCCTCGCCGGCCAGGGATTACAGCCATATCGCATTTGATGTGAGCACTTCTGAATTCGACAGCTATTGCGCTCAGCTCCTGTCGGCCGGTGTCGAAACATGGAAAGAAAATGCGAGCGAAGGCGACTCTCTGTACATTCTCGATCCGGATGGGCACAAGCTGGAGATTCATGTTGGCAGCCTGGAAAGTCGATTGGAAGCGCTTCAGTCAGTCTCCTATAAAGGCTTGCGGTGGTACTAA
- a CDS encoding iron-containing alcohol dehydrogenase, with protein MNIENFHSNWNYPTAMRVGPGRVRELPATCAELGIRAPLLVTDPGLAELPMVQQVLRACSDADLQIEMFAQVKSNPTGDNVVGGVDALRAGWHDGVIAFGGGSAMDAAKAIALMAGQRRPLWDFEDEGDNYLRVEVEAMVPVIAVPTTAGTGSEVGRSSVITDEEAQKKRIIFHPRMLPAIVILDPELTLGLPARLTAATGMDALSHNLEAYCSPGFHPLAEGIALEGIRRVRGYLPRAVADGSDLEARAQMLAASSMGATAFQRGLGAMHALAHPLGALYDAHHGLLNAVLMPYVLQANRDAIVEPMERLARYLQLPHSGVDGVLDWILELRAEIGIPHSLEELGIDNQQLQRVGQMAVADPSAGGNPIAFDAQQYSDLFERALRGVL; from the coding sequence ATGAACATTGAAAATTTTCACAGTAACTGGAATTACCCCACTGCCATGCGTGTCGGCCCCGGCCGCGTGCGCGAACTGCCCGCGACCTGCGCCGAGCTGGGTATCCGCGCGCCGCTGCTGGTCACAGACCCCGGCCTCGCGGAGTTGCCGATGGTGCAGCAGGTATTGCGAGCCTGCAGCGACGCCGACCTGCAGATCGAGATGTTTGCGCAGGTCAAGAGCAATCCCACCGGTGACAATGTCGTCGGTGGTGTCGACGCGCTGCGCGCCGGCTGGCACGACGGCGTGATCGCCTTCGGCGGCGGTTCGGCCATGGACGCGGCCAAGGCGATCGCACTGATGGCCGGCCAGCGGCGGCCGCTGTGGGATTTCGAGGACGAAGGCGACAACTACCTGCGCGTGGAGGTCGAGGCGATGGTGCCGGTGATCGCGGTGCCCACCACCGCCGGTACCGGCTCGGAAGTGGGGCGCTCGTCGGTGATTACGGACGAGGAAGCGCAAAAGAAGCGGATTATCTTTCACCCCCGTATGCTGCCGGCCATTGTGATTCTCGATCCCGAGTTGACCCTGGGGCTGCCGGCCAGACTCACCGCCGCTACCGGCATGGATGCGCTGTCGCACAATCTTGAGGCCTACTGTTCGCCGGGATTCCATCCGCTGGCGGAGGGGATCGCGCTCGAAGGCATTCGCCGGGTGCGCGGGTACCTGCCGCGCGCGGTAGCAGACGGCAGCGACCTGGAAGCGCGCGCGCAGATGCTGGCGGCCTCCAGTATGGGGGCGACCGCGTTCCAGCGCGGTCTCGGCGCGATGCACGCGCTGGCACACCCGCTCGGAGCCCTCTACGACGCCCACCACGGCCTGCTCAACGCGGTGCTGATGCCCTATGTGCTGCAGGCTAACCGCGACGCTATCGTAGAGCCCATGGAGCGGCTGGCGCGCTACCTGCAGCTGCCGCACAGTGGCGTCGATGGTGTGCTCGACTGGATCCTCGAACTGCGCGCGGAAATCGGTATCCCCCACAGCCTGGAGGAACTCGGCATCGACAATCAGCAGCTGCAGCGAGTCGGGCAGATGGCCGTCGCGGACCCGTCCGCCGGCGGCAATCCCATTGCCTTCGATGCGCAGCAGTACAGCGATTTGTTCGAACGCGCCCTGCGCGGTGTGCTGTGA
- a CDS encoding ExeM/NucH family extracellular endonuclease yields the protein MKKLSITALTVLCFPILALLASGASASDLIFSEYIEGSSYNKALEIYNGTGAPVDLGDYRVEVYFNGSSAAGTSLTLSGTLADGDVFVLAHSSADSAVLAVADQTYGGSLYNGDDAVALVGPNGFADVIGQIGVDPGSQWGDSSLGTQNQTLIRNSAFTSGRSDGSGSFDPADEWQSTGLDSFADLGSYTGSGGNNGGDNGNGGGVAQCGAAATPISSVQGSGAASPLVGERVEIEAVVVGDFQDTATGLGGFFLQEEDADRDNQAATSEGLFVYDNGFGTDVQPGDLVRVGGVVKEQYDLTELAQVDGVSVCGSGYSVSPAEIDLPLASADALERYEGMLAHFPQTLTVSGNYNLGRYGEVDLSLGRLYTPTNIAEPGAAALAQQSANALNRILLDDASTVQNPAVIPYPAPELRADNSLRTGASVSDLRGVIGYSFGRYRVQPVETPQFADTNPRTSAPALPGIGNLRVASFNVLNFFNGSGSFNGDGSGFPTSRGADTYEEFQRQRDKIVSAILGTGADIVGLMEIENDGYGSASAIAELVDALNSVAGGQVYAFVDPGLAQLGSDAIAVGLIYRRDRVAPLGNAATLQNFPFDDLNRQPLLQAFTQLTSGETLTVAVNHFKSKGSCPGDGSLNDDQGDGQGCWNRIRTQAADALADWVANDPSGTGTERVLVIGDLNSYARENPIAALESAGFTNLLAQFGGSAAYSYVYDAQAGYLDQALASSALLPLVTGAGEWHINADEPRSLDYNTEYKTAAQQDSLYAADPYRASDHDPVLVELDLSAGNAAPTAEFTSDASGKRMRFTDTSSDSDGHIASWQWDFGDGTGSSAQNPEHRYQQRGTYTVTLQVQDDRGAGGTIQRQVRVADGGALRARFTVHRLLNWVWVQARGPQRGGLSYHWNFGDGSELQGQGGWHRYTRGGRYAIALSVRDSAGGEHSTRRNVVIHSARWLPW from the coding sequence ATGAAAAAACTTTCAATAACAGCGCTCACTGTGCTGTGTTTTCCAATTCTTGCACTATTGGCCAGTGGCGCCAGTGCCAGCGACCTGATTTTCTCCGAATATATCGAGGGCAGCAGCTATAACAAGGCGCTGGAGATCTATAACGGTACCGGCGCGCCGGTGGATCTCGGCGACTATCGCGTCGAGGTGTACTTCAACGGTTCCAGCGCCGCCGGCACCAGCCTTACGCTGAGCGGCACGCTGGCGGACGGTGACGTGTTTGTGCTGGCGCATTCCAGCGCCGACAGCGCGGTGCTCGCCGTGGCCGACCAGACTTACGGCGGCAGCCTGTACAACGGCGACGATGCGGTGGCCTTGGTAGGGCCCAATGGCTTCGCCGACGTGATCGGCCAGATCGGTGTCGACCCCGGCAGCCAGTGGGGCGACAGCAGCCTGGGTACCCAGAACCAGACCCTGATCCGCAACAGCGCCTTTACCAGCGGTCGCAGTGACGGCAGTGGTAGCTTCGATCCGGCAGACGAATGGCAGAGCACCGGCCTCGACAGTTTTGCCGACCTGGGCAGCTACACCGGCAGTGGCGGTAACAACGGCGGCGACAACGGCAATGGCGGCGGCGTGGCGCAGTGCGGCGCAGCGGCCACGCCCATCAGCAGCGTGCAGGGTAGCGGCGCCGCCAGTCCGCTGGTTGGCGAGCGCGTCGAGATCGAGGCTGTCGTGGTTGGCGATTTCCAGGACACCGCCACGGGCCTCGGCGGTTTCTTCCTGCAGGAAGAAGACGCTGACCGCGACAACCAGGCCGCGACGTCGGAAGGTCTGTTTGTGTACGACAACGGCTTCGGCACCGACGTGCAGCCGGGGGATCTGGTGCGGGTCGGCGGTGTGGTGAAGGAACAGTACGACTTGACCGAACTGGCGCAGGTCGATGGTGTATCCGTGTGCGGCAGTGGCTACAGTGTCAGCCCCGCGGAGATTGACCTGCCGCTGGCCAGCGCCGATGCGCTGGAGCGCTACGAGGGTATGCTCGCGCATTTCCCGCAGACGCTGACCGTCAGTGGCAACTACAACCTCGGCCGCTACGGTGAAGTGGACCTGTCTCTCGGCCGGCTGTACACGCCCACCAATATCGCCGAGCCCGGTGCCGCCGCGCTGGCCCAGCAATCTGCCAATGCGCTCAATCGCATCCTGCTCGACGACGCCTCCACGGTGCAGAACCCGGCCGTGATTCCCTATCCGGCGCCGGAACTCCGTGCCGACAACAGCCTGCGCACCGGCGCCAGCGTCAGCGATCTGCGCGGTGTGATCGGCTACAGCTTCGGCCGCTATCGGGTGCAGCCGGTAGAGACGCCGCAGTTTGCCGATACCAATCCGCGCACATCTGCGCCAGCCCTGCCGGGCATTGGTAACCTGCGCGTGGCGAGTTTCAATGTGCTGAACTTTTTTAATGGCTCTGGCAGTTTCAATGGCGACGGCAGTGGCTTCCCCACATCCCGCGGTGCGGATACCTATGAAGAGTTCCAGCGCCAGCGCGACAAGATCGTCAGCGCGATACTCGGTACCGGTGCCGATATCGTCGGCCTGATGGAGATCGAGAACGACGGCTACGGCTCCGCGAGTGCCATCGCCGAACTGGTCGATGCGCTCAATAGCGTCGCCGGCGGCCAGGTGTATGCCTTCGTCGACCCGGGCCTGGCGCAACTGGGCAGCGATGCCATCGCCGTGGGCCTGATCTACCGCCGCGACCGCGTCGCACCATTGGGCAATGCCGCGACATTGCAAAACTTCCCGTTCGACGACCTGAATCGCCAACCGCTGTTGCAGGCCTTTACCCAGCTGACCAGCGGCGAGACCCTTACCGTGGCGGTCAACCACTTCAAATCCAAAGGCAGCTGCCCCGGCGACGGCAGCCTCAACGACGATCAGGGCGATGGCCAGGGCTGCTGGAACCGCATCCGCACCCAGGCCGCCGATGCCCTGGCCGACTGGGTTGCCAATGATCCCAGCGGTACCGGCACCGAGCGTGTTCTGGTGATCGGCGATCTCAACAGCTATGCGCGGGAAAACCCCATCGCCGCACTCGAGAGTGCCGGGTTCACCAACCTGCTGGCGCAGTTCGGCGGGAGTGCAGCCTACTCCTACGTCTACGATGCGCAGGCCGGCTATCTGGACCAGGCCCTCGCCAGCAGCGCCCTGCTGCCGCTGGTGACCGGCGCCGGTGAATGGCATATCAACGCCGATGAACCGCGCTCGCTGGACTACAACACCGAGTACAAGACCGCGGCGCAACAGGACAGCCTCTACGCAGCCGACCCCTACCGCGCCTCCGACCACGACCCGGTGCTGGTGGAACTGGACCTGAGCGCGGGCAACGCCGCGCCCACCGCGGAATTCACCAGCGACGCCAGCGGCAAGCGCATGCGCTTTACCGATACCAGCAGCGACAGCGACGGCCATATTGCCAGTTGGCAGTGGGACTTCGGCGACGGCACCGGTAGCAGCGCGCAGAACCCCGAACACCGCTATCAGCAGCGCGGCACCTACACGGTGACGCTGCAGGTGCAGGACGATCGCGGTGCCGGGGGCACTATCCAACGCCAGGTTCGCGTTGCGGATGGCGGCGCACTCCGTGCGCGTTTCACGGTACACCGCCTGCTGAACTGGGTGTGGGTGCAGGCGCGCGGACCGCAACGCGGCGGGCTGAGCTATCACTGGAACTTTGGCGATGGCAGCGAACTGCAGGGGCAGGGCGGCTGGCACCGCTACACGCGGGGTGGCCGTTACGCCATCGCGTTATCGGTCCGCGACAGTGCCGGCGGTGAACACAGCACCCGTCGCAACGTGGTTATCCACAGCGCCCGTTGGCTGCCTTGGTGA
- a CDS encoding glutamine synthetase encodes MLNPREVRSPEDARRIVEERNLSHVKVGLFDNDGVMRGKYMSRDKFFSALEHGFSFCDVVLGWDVKDQLYDNAQYTGWHTGYPDAPVRILPASCRAVPFEDDMLLFLAEFDRHAEAVCPRATLRRVVERCREAGFEPLAALEYEFFLFDESPDSAREKGFRNLKPFTPDWFGYSVLRNSVHAELYRDILDLGEQMDFPIEGLHTETGPGVLEAAITVDGAEAAADKAALFKTFIKVLAQRHGLMATFMAKWSGDYPGQSGHIHLSLRHADGGSSAFYDADAPQNMSAVQRQFLAGQQRLMPELLSLMAPTVNSYRRLVPGFWAPTDATWGVENRTAALRVIPGSDKSQRTEYRLGAADANPYLALAAALGSGLYGVLQKWEPGDPVAGNAYALEQPAELALPRTLWESAQRLKASEAARELFGNAFVEHFAASREWEEREYRRHVSDWELDRYFEII; translated from the coding sequence ATGCTGAATCCACGGGAGGTACGCAGCCCCGAGGATGCCCGCCGCATCGTCGAGGAGCGCAATCTCAGCCACGTCAAGGTCGGGCTGTTCGACAATGACGGCGTCATGCGCGGCAAGTATATGAGCCGCGACAAGTTCTTCTCCGCCCTGGAACACGGTTTCTCCTTCTGCGACGTGGTGCTGGGCTGGGACGTGAAGGACCAGCTCTACGACAACGCCCAGTACACCGGCTGGCACACCGGCTACCCGGACGCGCCGGTGCGCATACTGCCGGCCAGCTGCCGCGCGGTGCCGTTCGAGGACGATATGCTGCTGTTCCTGGCCGAATTCGACCGCCACGCCGAGGCGGTGTGCCCGCGCGCGACCCTGCGCCGGGTGGTGGAGCGCTGCCGCGAGGCCGGCTTCGAGCCGCTGGCAGCCCTGGAGTATGAGTTTTTCCTGTTCGACGAGAGCCCGGATTCCGCGCGCGAAAAGGGCTTCCGCAACCTGAAACCCTTCACCCCGGACTGGTTCGGCTATTCGGTGCTCCGCAACTCGGTGCACGCCGAGCTCTACCGCGACATCCTCGATCTGGGGGAGCAGATGGACTTCCCCATCGAGGGCCTGCACACCGAAACCGGCCCCGGCGTGCTGGAGGCGGCGATCACGGTCGACGGCGCCGAGGCGGCGGCGGACAAGGCGGCGCTGTTCAAAACGTTTATCAAGGTGCTGGCCCAGCGCCACGGCCTGATGGCCACTTTTATGGCCAAGTGGTCCGGCGACTACCCGGGTCAGAGCGGCCATATCCACCTGTCCCTGCGCCATGCCGATGGCGGCAGCTCGGCCTTCTACGATGCCGATGCGCCGCAGAACATGAGCGCGGTGCAGCGCCAATTCCTCGCCGGCCAGCAGCGCCTGATGCCGGAATTGCTCAGCCTGATGGCGCCCACGGTCAACAGCTACCGGCGCCTGGTGCCGGGCTTCTGGGCGCCCACTGACGCCACCTGGGGGGTCGAGAACCGCACCGCGGCACTGCGCGTGATTCCCGGCAGCGACAAATCCCAGCGCACCGAATACCGCCTCGGCGCCGCCGATGCCAATCCCTACCTGGCGCTGGCCGCCGCGCTCGGCTCCGGCCTCTACGGCGTGCTGCAGAAATGGGAGCCGGGCGACCCGGTGGCCGGCAATGCCTACGCGCTGGAACAGCCGGCGGAACTGGCGCTGCCGCGCACCCTGTGGGAGTCGGCCCAGCGGCTCAAGGCCTCGGAGGCGGCGCGGGAGTTGTTCGGCAACGCGTTCGTCGAACACTTTGCCGCCAGCCGCGAGTGGGAGGAGCGCGAGTACCGCCGTCATGTCAGCGACTGGGAGCTGGATCGCTACTTCGAAATCATTTGA